The Spirosoma oryzicola region TGGCAAAATTGCTGGTCGTCTGAAGCTCCTTTGGGTGTTTGACGTTAACGAGTTCAATGCTCAGATAACGGTACTGCGGCAGGCCAAAAAAGTCGCCCGACAGCAGCTTAGACTGTCGGAATGATAAGCCGCCCAAAATACCAGAGTTCGTATTGGACGTAATGCCATAGGTCGTAATGACTCGATACGTTTCGTCCTCCGAGTCCGTATTTTGTGCCCATGCCTTGCCGCCAATCAACAACCAACTTGTTAAAGCGATTGCCGTCAATTTGTATATCGTTCGCATTTTGTATAATTCTTGATTAAAACTACATAATATACATTAAATCCCGCTAAAATCATTCGGCACATTAGCGTAACCAGCTGATATTTTTTATGTTTAGGCAAATTAGTCAGTAGATAAAGCGGATGCGTTGCGGCCCCTTTTATTGATTTACTGGCTTACAAACTTAATTATTACTTCATGGCTACAATTCACATTGACTACCTGGGCGATCTGCGCACCGACTGTACCCACCTGCAATCGGGCACTCATATCAATACCGATGCACCTACCGACAACCAGGGACGGGGCGAAGCGTTTTCGCCGACTGATTTGATTGCCAACGCCCTTGGCACCTGCATTATTACAACGATGGCCATCTTCGCCCGGCGGGACGGTATCGAACTGAAAGGCAGCGAGCTTGAAGTGACGAAGATCATGAGTAGCCAGCCACCACGGCGTGTCGCTCGGATCGAAATTGATTTGACCCTCCGGGCTGAGGTTTTGCCGGACGAGGCTACTCGTGCTAATCTAGAAAAAATCGCCCATACGTGCCCCGTCGCCATTAGCCTCCACCCCGATCTCGAACAAGCAGTAACGATTCGGTGGGAAGAAGCGGTGAATGCGTAGATTGACCGATTGTAAGCAGTATAATGTCCGTTTTTTTACATTATACTGCTTAGCTACCCACACGTTACGAGCCTGCAAAAATTCACAAAAGCAGTTGATTATTCCTATTATACGTCCGCTTTAATTATCAGAAAATAAAGCTTCTTTATTATATTTATTTCTATACTCGATAGGCGACAAACCCGTGATTTTTTTGAATACTGTCCTGAATGATTTTGAATCGGAATAACCGACATCAAACATTACTTCATTAACATTTTTCCGGCTTATTTCTAAGTCTTTCTTGGCGGCTTCTATCTTAACTCGCTGGATGTATTCGACAACGGTATTAGCAGTAGCACTTTTAAAACGACGTTCCAGACTCCGGCGTCCTAAAGCCAGCAAATCAGCTAATTGATCGACGGTTATTCGATCCTGAAAATTAGTTTCTATATACTCCTGCGCTTTTTTTACGGATTCGTCTTCATGCGCTTTCTGCCCTTGAAATATAATGAACGGAGATTGACTGTTTCGGTCGATGTCGATCATAAAAGCCTTAGCAATTAGAATAGCTACATCACGACCAGCGTGTTTCTCAATCAGGTAAACGAGCAGGTTCAGGTACGAGTAAGCACCACCACTGGTATAAATACCATCCTCCTCGGTCATGATCTTATCATCGACCAGATTTACCTCTGGGAACATCGCTCTGAACTCGTTCGCGAGTCGCCAGTGCGTCGCACACTGCTTGCCGTTCAGCAAGCCGGTAGCCGCCAGAAAAAAGGCCCCAATGCAAAAACTGGCAACTTCTGCCCCTGCTTTGTACTGTTTTACAATCCAAGGAATCAGCGCTTGATTACGGGTCAGGGCGCTGGTCTGGTCGCCGAAAAGAGCCGGGATGATAATAAGATCCGTCCTTTTTACTTCTTCAATAAGCAGGTCAGGAGCAATTGTAAACAAGCCGTTTCGCTGCCTTGCTTCACGGGACAGCCCAACCAGTTGAATAGTAAATAAAGGTGCTTTCCCCATGGCCTTCTGTGTCTCATTTACTTCGGCCAGAATTTGGTAAGTACCTTCAATATTGGTTAAGCTGGTGTGCCCACCCGGAACAAGTATCGATACGTGTTTCATATACCAAAAATAAGAAAACCCTGTCGGAATCAACCCTGCTATTGCCGGAAATCACCCCGGACACCCGAAGTATTTTCGTCTACATTTGTCTTATAAAATTAACGATTAAATCCTTGTTATTCACGAAACGAATCACACAATTACCGCTGAGTCATTATCAAAGTTTTTTCAAAAAAATCGACTTCTTACTCCTGATTTATCAGTAA contains the following coding sequences:
- a CDS encoding OsmC family protein, with amino-acid sequence MATIHIDYLGDLRTDCTHLQSGTHINTDAPTDNQGRGEAFSPTDLIANALGTCIITTMAIFARRDGIELKGSELEVTKIMSSQPPRRVARIEIDLTLRAEVLPDEATRANLEKIAHTCPVAISLHPDLEQAVTIRWEEAVNA
- a CDS encoding GlxA family transcriptional regulator; this encodes MKHVSILVPGGHTSLTNIEGTYQILAEVNETQKAMGKAPLFTIQLVGLSREARQRNGLFTIAPDLLIEEVKRTDLIIIPALFGDQTSALTRNQALIPWIVKQYKAGAEVASFCIGAFFLAATGLLNGKQCATHWRLANEFRAMFPEVNLVDDKIMTEEDGIYTSGGAYSYLNLLVYLIEKHAGRDVAILIAKAFMIDIDRNSQSPFIIFQGQKAHEDESVKKAQEYIETNFQDRITVDQLADLLALGRRSLERRFKSATANTVVEYIQRVKIEAAKKDLEISRKNVNEVMFDVGYSDSKSFRTVFKKITGLSPIEYRNKYNKEALFSDN